One segment of Anatilimnocola aggregata DNA contains the following:
- a CDS encoding DUF1552 domain-containing protein, with amino-acid sequence MKPIPRRLFLKNAGIAIGLPLLDSMLPTGCLGAAPAASPRRIVCIGVPFGFDPTAFVPVAAGRDYVLPSHLAHLAAYRDDFTVISGLSHPNTGGGGHKAEAVMLTGAPYPDYSHNLKNTISVDQAFAAKLRGETRYESFALTTQGQSLSVTANGVSIPAIGSPSAVFKKLFLAATPAEMDAELRRIDEGRSMLDFVSDRAKNLNRQISGADRQRVDEYFESVRDVERQLKMTREWVNRPKPPAIGGEPKDIGDNQQQQAKFRLMIDMIHLALVTDSTRAISLMTFGMHHDLSHHGKEPKKLAACRQVEVELMLAFGGLLGKLKNAKEGGSTLLDSTMVMMTSNLRDGNTHWTYNLPVILAGGGFRHGQHLAFNRSYLDEVSQELKPAPETKIKSEKKIPLMGQDQQPLCNLYTSMLQRGGVEIERFSSATGSLNGLV; translated from the coding sequence ATGAAACCCATTCCTCGCCGCCTCTTCCTGAAAAACGCAGGCATCGCGATCGGCTTACCGCTACTGGACTCCATGCTGCCAACGGGATGTCTTGGTGCCGCACCGGCCGCTTCGCCACGTCGCATCGTCTGTATCGGAGTTCCGTTCGGCTTCGATCCCACCGCGTTCGTGCCGGTCGCCGCCGGTCGAGACTATGTCTTGCCGTCGCACCTTGCTCATCTGGCCGCCTATCGCGACGACTTCACGGTGATCAGCGGCTTGAGCCATCCGAACACCGGTGGGGGCGGGCACAAAGCCGAGGCCGTCATGCTCACTGGCGCGCCGTATCCCGACTACTCGCACAATCTGAAAAACACCATCTCGGTGGACCAGGCATTTGCCGCCAAGCTTCGCGGTGAGACACGCTACGAGAGCTTCGCTCTGACCACGCAGGGCCAGTCGCTTTCCGTCACCGCCAATGGCGTCTCCATTCCCGCCATTGGATCGCCCTCAGCGGTTTTCAAGAAGCTCTTCCTCGCCGCCACGCCCGCCGAGATGGACGCCGAACTGCGCCGCATCGACGAAGGCCGCAGCATGCTCGATTTCGTCAGCGACCGCGCGAAGAATCTGAATCGCCAGATCAGCGGCGCCGATCGTCAGCGGGTCGACGAATACTTTGAATCAGTTCGCGACGTGGAACGCCAACTGAAAATGACGCGCGAGTGGGTGAATCGCCCCAAGCCTCCAGCGATCGGCGGCGAGCCGAAAGACATCGGCGACAACCAGCAGCAGCAGGCGAAGTTCCGGTTGATGATCGACATGATCCATCTGGCGCTTGTCACCGATTCCACTCGAGCTATCAGCCTCATGACCTTCGGCATGCATCACGATCTGTCTCATCACGGTAAAGAGCCGAAAAAGCTCGCCGCCTGCCGCCAGGTCGAGGTTGAACTGATGCTGGCCTTCGGCGGCCTGCTCGGCAAGCTCAAGAACGCGAAGGAAGGTGGATCAACGCTGCTTGATTCCACCATGGTGATGATGACCAGCAACCTGCGAGACGGAAACACGCACTGGACTTACAACCTTCCTGTGATCCTCGCGGGCGGCGGCTTCCGACACGGCCAGCACCTCGCCTTCAACCGTTCTTATCTGGACGAGGTGAGTCAGGAACTCAAGCCAGCACCGGAAACGAAGATCAAATCCGAAAAGAAGATCCCGTTGATGGGCCAGGATCAGCAACCGCTTTGCAATCTTTACACGTCCATGTTGCAAAGAGGCGGCGTGGAGATCGAGCGTTTCAGTTCCGCCACCGGCTCCCTCAATGGGCTCGTGTGA
- a CDS encoding integrase core domain-containing protein, giving the protein MPGRRQEFRRELTSFFDWYNEHRPHTTLQGCTPNEVYHRCFPENRRLRFEPRSNWPRGAPCAKPSSLVKGRPGGKVDLQVAFHAERKHLPIVKLRRAA; this is encoded by the coding sequence ATGCCGGGGCGACGACAGGAGTTTCGCCGAGAACTCACTTCGTTCTTCGATTGGTACAACGAACATCGGCCGCATACGACCTTGCAAGGCTGCACGCCGAACGAGGTTTACCACCGCTGTTTTCCGGAGAACCGTCGGCTCCGATTCGAGCCGCGGTCGAACTGGCCCAGAGGCGCGCCGTGCGCCAAGCCGTCGTCCTTGGTCAAGGGACGGCCGGGCGGAAAGGTCGACTTGCAGGTCGCGTTTCATGCGGAACGAAAGCACTTGCCGATCGTGAAGCTCCGTCGCGCCGCGTGA
- a CDS encoding DUF2130 domain-containing protein, with amino-acid sequence MNNTLSCPNCNHEIELTELMRTQVASQIRGELDAHAATRQRELDKQREEVARQKLQLDKDREAVAEQIRTQVEQQRTVLLTEAKKRAEDAVAVEIADRDERLKELSTSLDSARMQELDLRKMQRQLQSEKDSLKLEVQRQLDAQRSQLITEAKAQFDVEHAFKQAEKDKTIADMTVKLREMQRKIEQGSQQLQGEVQELALERMLADTFPTDEIAPVSKGVLGGDCMQVAINGSGTACGRILWESKRTKRWGGDWLAKARDDARASRADVVVIVSETLPDGIQGFAPVEGVWVCGWAAAKSLATALRHGLIEVGKARVALVGQHAKQELVYNYLASSEFAHRVGGIAEAFATMQTDLESEKRAFKKQWSKREKQLERAIMNTTSLYGDLQGIIGASLPKIAGLETMLIEDQREV; translated from the coding sequence TTGAACAACACCCTCTCATGCCCCAACTGCAATCACGAAATTGAACTCACTGAACTGATGCGGACTCAAGTCGCATCACAGATCCGTGGTGAACTCGACGCCCATGCTGCAACACGTCAGCGGGAGCTCGACAAGCAACGTGAGGAAGTTGCGCGCCAAAAGCTGCAATTGGATAAAGACCGAGAAGCAGTTGCAGAGCAAATTCGCACTCAGGTCGAGCAGCAACGAACGGTATTGCTGACTGAGGCAAAGAAGCGCGCCGAGGATGCGGTTGCTGTCGAAATTGCCGACCGCGACGAACGACTCAAGGAGTTGTCGACGTCTCTGGACTCGGCTCGCATGCAGGAGTTGGATCTGCGAAAAATGCAGCGACAATTGCAGTCCGAAAAGGATTCGTTGAAATTGGAAGTACAACGTCAGTTGGACGCTCAACGATCGCAATTGATCACGGAAGCCAAGGCCCAGTTCGATGTAGAGCATGCGTTCAAGCAAGCCGAGAAAGACAAGACGATCGCTGACATGACGGTCAAGCTACGTGAGATGCAGCGGAAGATCGAGCAAGGCTCGCAGCAACTGCAAGGCGAGGTCCAAGAGCTTGCCCTGGAGCGAATGTTGGCGGATACATTTCCGACAGACGAGATTGCGCCGGTCAGTAAGGGTGTTTTGGGTGGCGACTGCATGCAAGTGGCCATCAACGGTTCCGGCACTGCATGTGGCCGCATCCTGTGGGAATCAAAACGGACAAAAAGGTGGGGCGGCGATTGGCTGGCGAAGGCACGAGATGATGCTCGCGCATCACGAGCCGACGTTGTCGTGATCGTTTCGGAAACGCTGCCCGATGGCATCCAAGGGTTTGCACCCGTTGAAGGCGTCTGGGTCTGCGGCTGGGCGGCAGCAAAGTCGCTCGCCACGGCGCTCCGTCACGGCTTGATCGAAGTGGGTAAGGCTCGGGTCGCGTTGGTAGGACAACACGCAAAACAAGAGCTCGTTTACAATTATCTCGCTAGCAGCGAGTTCGCACATCGAGTTGGTGGAATTGCGGAAGCGTTCGCCACGATGCAAACCGATTTGGAGAGCGAAAAACGCGCTTTCAAGAAGCAATGGTCGAAGCGTGAAAAGCAGCTAGAGCGGGCGATTATGAATACGACCAGCTTATATGGCGATTTGCAAGGCATCATCGGCGCTTCACTGCCCAAGATTGCAGGGCTGGAGACGATGCTGATTGAAGATCAACGGGAAGTTTAG
- a CDS encoding DUF6807 domain-containing protein produces the protein MLEQGKVAEAQAEIQRIDEAKMTIPVYRVALTKAVVATQEKQQVETFNGHVMPLQRSLRRILLTAACCSLVLSSNFARAEVKVTESAEAIRFEVDGKLFTEWRTKDWVAPFLYPIVGPNGESVTRHYPMKAGMPGEEQDHPWHRSIRFSHSDVNGFNFWWAPGKKLAGHTAEIKLEKIERLTSGATGEAIFWNEWLGDGKRLLRERVRLAVTPLPRGETLLDYDTELHASDSPLKFGDKRDGGLLVRVAGTMKAEDEKGNKFAGSIVNSQGDKNADAWGKRAEWTDYFGPDASGKTVGIAMFDHPTNLRFPTHWHARTYGLMTANRFGTDHFKGNYGDHRTLICAPSKGANCPACASHSGDYEISAGGSLTLRHRFFFHHGDPNSGGVAEQYLAYTADPKAAVLVMKSLLQSYKSGSLVDRYAGVDFRAWPAEFAAEKSEALRLRAAAYSVVKKGTHAEADYKAALTLDPKDLSAWIGLADNYLNVVGDGAQAVATYRKVIELSGKNAGWMPLHATLAIAREAIDRAKPEQALETLKQFDGVTVAPVWRVKILRMFGHAYAAQGNEAESLAKFREALELENAK, from the coding sequence TTGCTGGAGCAAGGGAAGGTCGCCGAGGCGCAGGCGGAGATCCAGCGGATCGACGAAGCGAAGATGACGATCCCCGTTTACCGCGTCGCGCTGACAAAGGCCGTCGTCGCCACCCAAGAGAAACAGCAAGTAGAAACCTTCAACGGACACGTTATGCCGCTCCAACGTTCGCTTCGTCGCATATTGCTCACCGCCGCGTGCTGCTCGCTCGTGCTCTCGTCGAACTTTGCGCGCGCCGAAGTGAAAGTTACTGAGTCGGCCGAAGCGATTCGCTTTGAGGTCGATGGCAAGCTCTTCACCGAGTGGCGAACCAAGGACTGGGTTGCGCCGTTTCTTTATCCGATCGTCGGGCCGAACGGCGAGAGCGTCACTCGCCACTACCCGATGAAGGCGGGCATGCCCGGCGAAGAGCAAGATCATCCCTGGCACCGCTCGATCCGCTTCTCGCACAGCGACGTGAACGGCTTCAACTTCTGGTGGGCTCCCGGCAAGAAGCTCGCCGGCCATACGGCCGAGATCAAGCTGGAGAAGATCGAGCGGCTCACGTCCGGAGCGACAGGCGAAGCGATTTTTTGGAACGAGTGGCTCGGCGACGGCAAGCGATTGCTGCGCGAACGAGTCCGCCTCGCGGTTACGCCGCTCCCGCGCGGCGAGACGTTGCTCGACTACGACACCGAGCTACATGCCTCGGACAGCCCGTTGAAGTTCGGCGACAAGCGCGACGGCGGCCTCTTGGTACGCGTCGCCGGAACGATGAAGGCCGAAGACGAGAAGGGGAACAAGTTCGCCGGCTCCATCGTGAACAGCCAGGGCGACAAGAACGCCGACGCTTGGGGGAAGCGCGCCGAGTGGACCGATTACTTCGGGCCCGACGCCTCGGGGAAGACCGTCGGTATTGCGATGTTCGACCATCCGACGAATCTTCGCTTTCCTACTCATTGGCATGCCCGAACCTATGGGTTGATGACGGCCAACCGGTTCGGCACCGATCACTTCAAAGGAAACTACGGCGACCATCGGACGCTGATCTGCGCGCCGTCAAAAGGGGCGAACTGCCCGGCCTGCGCTTCGCACTCAGGGGACTATGAAATTTCCGCAGGCGGCAGCCTCACGCTGCGGCATCGCTTCTTTTTTCACCACGGCGACCCGAACTCCGGCGGTGTCGCCGAGCAGTATCTCGCGTACACGGCCGATCCCAAGGCGGCCGTTCTGGTGATGAAGTCGCTGCTGCAAAGCTACAAGTCTGGCTCGCTGGTCGATCGATATGCGGGCGTCGATTTCAGAGCGTGGCCGGCGGAGTTCGCGGCCGAGAAGAGCGAGGCGCTCCGGTTGCGAGCGGCCGCGTATTCCGTCGTCAAAAAGGGGACGCACGCCGAGGCCGACTACAAGGCCGCGCTCACGCTCGACCCGAAAGATCTGAGTGCTTGGATCGGCCTGGCGGACAACTATTTGAACGTCGTCGGCGATGGCGCGCAGGCGGTCGCCACGTATCGGAAGGTGATCGAACTCAGCGGCAAGAACGCAGGCTGGATGCCGCTGCACGCCACGCTCGCCATCGCCCGCGAAGCGATCGATCGCGCGAAGCCAGAGCAAGCTCTTGAGACTCTCAAGCAATTCGACGGAGTGACGGTGGCGCCGGTCTGGCGCGTGAAGATCCTGCGCATGTTCGGCCACGCGTACGCCGCTCAAGGCAACGAAGCGGAATCACTCGCCAAGTTCCGCGAAGCCCTCGAACTCGAAAACGCGAAATAG
- a CDS encoding M15 family metallopeptidase: MTTCTDEVARRAYWAEQMQLGYELVQQILPFEVAECGEGFASLRDAAETAGIEMLFSDTKIAGELDRVFFMRESLVQAVMDVGRDMNQRGWILKIEDGYRSLEMQGSLVRKPELFDSILKKCIWEIGGEIPSAEFVFRRAIVLIANIPKIGTHMSGSAIDVSVFRRDEGSEVWRGRPYLEMSEQTPMRSPFVDEDSLRNRLEITAMLEARGFVHFPFEFWHFNQGDALGNILSGRAAPARFGPVHWDPRTNRVTPVDDPLSPLNPLPVIEREIASALQRATDRVVVV, translated from the coding sequence ATGACGACTTGTACTGACGAAGTGGCGCGACGCGCGTACTGGGCCGAACAGATGCAACTCGGTTACGAACTGGTGCAGCAGATTCTCCCCTTCGAGGTCGCGGAGTGCGGCGAAGGCTTTGCATCGCTGCGCGACGCTGCGGAAACAGCAGGCATCGAGATGCTCTTTTCAGACACGAAGATCGCCGGAGAACTCGATCGCGTGTTCTTCATGCGCGAGAGTCTCGTTCAGGCCGTGATGGACGTCGGCCGCGACATGAACCAACGTGGCTGGATATTGAAGATCGAGGACGGCTATCGATCGTTAGAAATGCAAGGCTCGTTGGTGCGCAAGCCCGAACTGTTCGACAGCATTCTAAAAAAGTGCATCTGGGAAATCGGTGGCGAGATCCCGTCGGCCGAATTTGTTTTTCGCCGAGCGATCGTGCTCATTGCGAACATCCCGAAGATTGGCACACACATGTCGGGCTCAGCCATTGATGTTTCGGTCTTTCGACGCGACGAAGGCAGCGAGGTGTGGCGCGGGAGACCGTATCTGGAGATGAGCGAGCAAACGCCGATGCGATCGCCGTTTGTCGACGAGGACTCGCTCCGAAATCGGCTGGAAATCACCGCCATGCTCGAAGCGCGCGGCTTTGTGCATTTTCCTTTCGAGTTTTGGCATTTCAATCAAGGCGACGCGCTGGGGAATATCCTGAGCGGTCGAGCGGCTCCCGCGCGATTTGGGCCGGTGCATTGGGATCCTCGCACGAATCGAGTGACCCCGGTCGATGACCCGCTGAGCCCGCTCAATCCATTGCCGGTGATCGAGCGCGAAATTGCCTCGGCACTGCAACGAGCCACGGATCGTGTGGTCGTCGTGTAG
- a CDS encoding CocE/NonD family hydrolase has protein sequence MKYFLFVLTLITFSPASLLAQAPNPGRISAADHKVVELHNQKVSMRDGMSIALDIYRPAGDGRFPAILCQTPYGKGTMAVRARWFAQRGYVVINSDVRGRFGSEGEWDPFSPLHKSDGYDLVEWVAKQPWCNGRVGTYGQSYLGWTQWWTATQAPPSLKCIVPEVAPPDQFFNGPYQNGVLVGWAMDWAALMANRTMNVVGKGAYGGFAETRDVDYRRLPYIDLAKHRGVGHAKWFETWIRQNTADGDYWRAIAYQTPEQSARVQVPSLGISGWFDANFSGTPSNYLAMKQHGGTPEARQARMVIGPWNHQINLSPKVDYADFGASSVIDWDGYVCRWFDYHLKQIDNGVLKDPPVHVFIMGRNEWRTASDWPLPETQWTKYFLHSAGKANGSGGDGTLSINAPADEPPDGYTYDPTDPMPSPHFVNGHIAGPRDVRRAETRSDVLIYTTPVLEEEVELVGPITAKLFAATSARDTDWMIRLIDVHPDGTAAFLCEGVMRARHRDPENEGAYNPSRLSTIEPNTIYPYTIEFWRATGNAFAKGHRLRIEISSSFFPYYLRNLNTGADNVGLETDSVVAKQTVYHDRDHASHIVLPVIPRR, from the coding sequence ATGAAGTATTTCTTGTTCGTGCTGACCCTCATCACCTTCTCGCCCGCGAGCTTGTTGGCTCAGGCACCTAATCCCGGGCGGATCTCTGCCGCGGATCACAAGGTCGTGGAGTTACACAACCAGAAGGTCTCGATGCGCGATGGTATGTCGATTGCGCTCGACATCTATAGGCCCGCAGGCGACGGGCGTTTTCCTGCGATCCTTTGCCAGACGCCTTACGGCAAAGGGACGATGGCGGTGCGAGCACGATGGTTCGCTCAACGCGGTTATGTGGTAATCAACTCGGACGTGCGTGGTCGCTTTGGTTCCGAAGGCGAGTGGGATCCCTTTTCGCCGCTGCACAAATCCGACGGCTACGACTTGGTTGAATGGGTCGCGAAACAACCTTGGTGCAATGGCCGAGTGGGGACTTACGGGCAGTCCTATTTGGGCTGGACGCAATGGTGGACAGCCACGCAGGCACCGCCGTCGTTGAAGTGTATTGTTCCCGAAGTCGCGCCTCCGGATCAGTTTTTCAATGGCCCGTATCAAAATGGTGTTCTCGTGGGCTGGGCCATGGATTGGGCGGCTCTGATGGCGAATCGCACGATGAACGTTGTTGGCAAAGGTGCCTATGGTGGCTTTGCCGAAACTCGCGACGTCGATTACCGCCGCCTACCATACATCGACCTGGCAAAGCATCGGGGAGTTGGTCACGCAAAGTGGTTTGAAACCTGGATCAGACAGAACACGGCTGATGGCGACTACTGGCGGGCGATCGCCTATCAGACCCCTGAGCAATCAGCCCGCGTCCAAGTCCCATCACTGGGCATTTCGGGATGGTTTGATGCCAACTTCTCCGGCACGCCCTCTAACTACCTGGCGATGAAACAGCACGGGGGCACGCCCGAAGCACGGCAGGCACGCATGGTCATCGGTCCCTGGAATCACCAGATCAATCTCAGTCCCAAAGTGGATTATGCCGACTTCGGAGCCAGTTCGGTCATCGACTGGGATGGCTATGTGTGTCGCTGGTTTGACTATCATCTGAAGCAGATTGACAACGGTGTGCTTAAAGATCCGCCGGTCCACGTCTTCATTATGGGGCGAAACGAATGGCGCACCGCGAGCGATTGGCCGCTCCCCGAAACGCAGTGGACGAAGTACTTTTTGCACAGCGCCGGCAAGGCGAATGGCTCTGGCGGCGATGGGACTCTGAGCATCAACGCACCGGCCGACGAACCACCGGATGGTTACACCTATGATCCGACCGACCCGATGCCGTCGCCGCACTTCGTCAATGGGCATATCGCCGGCCCGCGCGACGTGCGACGGGCCGAGACGCGATCTGACGTGCTGATTTACACGACTCCCGTCTTGGAAGAAGAAGTGGAACTCGTTGGCCCGATCACCGCGAAGTTATTCGCGGCCACCAGTGCCCGCGATACCGACTGGATGATTCGCCTGATCGACGTTCACCCAGACGGTACAGCAGCGTTCCTTTGTGAAGGTGTGATGCGTGCTCGTCATCGCGACCCCGAGAACGAAGGTGCTTACAACCCCAGCCGACTTAGCACCATTGAGCCGAACACTATCTACCCATATACGATCGAGTTTTGGCGGGCGACCGGAAATGCCTTTGCGAAGGGGCACCGCCTCCGCATCGAAATCTCCAGCAGCTTCTTTCCGTATTACTTACGCAACCTCAATACCGGCGCGGACAATGTTGGACTAGAGACAGACTCGGTTGTCGCAAAACAAACGGTCTATCACGATCGAGACCACGCCTCGCATATCGTCCTACCCGTTATTCCTCGCCGTTGA
- a CDS encoding SGNH/GDSL hydrolase family protein gives MNHKSLNITATLLFTATAMTHAWAEDPYNYKKPRESQNWTTISLKTKTANGPDLPLVLLIGDSITVRYAAEVGTALKDKAYVSVLGSSKAADDPALLDEIKLVLRQNAYSVIHFNFGLHGSAGDLRTGLPVVIATLKRHAPNAKLIWATTTPCQKKDDAPDTDVIEKNRVAAEPIAEAGIVVDDLYTLVAKHPTKLWDGGGVHYTAEGTAIQSKQVAQAITPLLPVAPAAK, from the coding sequence ATGAACCACAAATCGCTCAACATCACTGCAACCCTGTTGTTTACCGCCACGGCCATGACCCATGCTTGGGCCGAAGATCCGTACAACTATAAGAAGCCGCGCGAGTCGCAGAACTGGACGACGATCTCGCTCAAGACCAAGACGGCCAACGGCCCCGACCTGCCGCTGGTGCTGCTCATCGGCGATTCGATTACCGTTCGTTACGCGGCCGAAGTCGGCACGGCACTCAAGGACAAGGCATACGTCTCCGTCCTCGGCTCCTCCAAGGCCGCGGACGATCCTGCTTTGCTCGACGAGATAAAACTCGTGCTGCGGCAGAATGCTTACTCCGTCATCCACTTCAATTTCGGACTGCACGGAAGCGCCGGAGATTTGCGAACCGGCTTGCCCGTGGTGATCGCCACGCTTAAGCGTCATGCACCCAACGCCAAACTCATCTGGGCCACGACCACGCCCTGCCAGAAAAAGGACGACGCACCAGACACGGATGTCATCGAAAAGAACCGAGTCGCCGCCGAGCCCATCGCCGAAGCAGGCATCGTCGTGGATGACCTTTACACGCTAGTAGCCAAGCATCCGACGAAGCTATGGGACGGTGGCGGCGTGCATTACACGGCGGAAGGAACCGCGATTCAGTCCAAACAGGTCGCGCAAGCCATCACGCCCTTGTTGCCTGTTGCGCCCGCAGCGAAGTAA
- a CDS encoding sialidase family protein, whose product MTAPSRTLTATLLLLISITAKADEAIKDEALAVTALNTQPGPEYQSAARLYQGVPTIERDAKSGRLWAAWYSGGREESKENYVVVVTSGDDGATWTEPVLAIDPPNTVRTFDPCFWTTPDGRLMLFYCQNNAPKQLHDGRWGVWFTICEHPGRADSSWTTPVRIADGIMLNKPTVLRDGTWLLPVAHWNDRAHGAGIVRSRDEGKSFTWIGGAPGRNAEWIGNASGGGMEHMIIERNDSTLWMPMRIKDGIAETTSKDGGGTWSPPVRSAINGPGSRFHIRRLRSGRILMINHVGFLREGSLLAQRSHLTAMLSDDEGKTWPHRMLLDDRSQVSYPDAVETSEGKLYFIYDRGRSSDREILLATTNEADIIAGKPGPATKLRQLINKATGQR is encoded by the coding sequence ATGACTGCACCCAGCCGAACGCTCACTGCCACCCTGTTGCTTCTGATATCGATCACGGCAAAAGCTGACGAAGCCATCAAAGACGAAGCTCTCGCCGTAACAGCGCTCAACACCCAACCAGGTCCCGAGTATCAATCGGCGGCTCGGCTTTACCAAGGTGTGCCGACCATTGAGCGTGATGCCAAGTCAGGTCGGCTGTGGGCGGCTTGGTATTCGGGTGGACGCGAGGAGTCGAAAGAGAACTACGTCGTCGTGGTCACGAGTGGTGATGACGGTGCCACATGGACTGAGCCGGTGTTGGCGATCGATCCTCCCAACACCGTGCGTACCTTTGATCCCTGTTTCTGGACCACGCCAGATGGGCGTTTGATGCTGTTTTACTGTCAGAACAACGCGCCAAAGCAGTTGCACGATGGTCGCTGGGGTGTGTGGTTCACGATCTGCGAACATCCTGGGCGTGCCGATTCGTCATGGACAACACCGGTGCGAATCGCTGACGGCATCATGCTGAACAAGCCGACCGTGCTGCGAGATGGCACATGGTTGCTGCCCGTGGCTCACTGGAACGATCGAGCCCACGGTGCTGGAATCGTGCGGTCGCGCGACGAAGGCAAGAGCTTCACATGGATCGGTGGTGCTCCAGGCCGCAATGCCGAGTGGATTGGCAATGCCAGTGGCGGCGGCATGGAACACATGATCATCGAGCGCAACGATAGCACCCTGTGGATGCCGATGCGCATCAAGGACGGCATTGCGGAGACTACCTCGAAGGACGGCGGAGGCACCTGGAGTCCGCCTGTTCGCTCCGCTATCAACGGACCTGGCTCGCGCTTTCACATCCGCCGTCTGCGCTCCGGGCGCATCCTCATGATCAACCACGTTGGTTTCTTGCGAGAAGGATCGTTGCTCGCCCAACGCAGTCATTTGACGGCCATGCTCTCGGACGACGAAGGCAAAACCTGGCCGCACCGCATGCTGCTCGACGATCGCAGCCAGGTGTCGTATCCCGACGCCGTCGAGACTTCTGAAGGCAAGCTTTACTTTATCTATGATCGAGGCCGCTCATCAGATCGAGAAATCCTGTTGGCTACCACCAACGAAGCCGACATCATTGCTGGCAAACCAGGACCTGCCACGAAGCTACGCCAACTGATCAACAAGGCCACCGGCCAACGATAA
- a CDS encoding sugar phosphate isomerase/epimerase family protein — translation MNRRNFIQTIAASLFAAPFQFLLAQQINNAYLDTIGLQLYTLRHQLKDDVVGTIKAVKEMGYKQVESYEFPNFRKPIEVARDIGLDVHSTHITWNSVFHPEDKTVPPFAEVLEEAQAAKIKHLVIPTIELRDRPNLDGYKRAAEKCNRAAAQAKAAGIQLAYHNHTFEFDPMEGGKAGYDVLMEEFSADMLFEVDAFWVQLGKRDPAKLIRSLKGRVTQVHLKDLTGGVKLPEKIDGWWSLPVEAFASLGDGIIPVNPIIEAAKEAGVQYCHVEQDLSRDPLASIRRSLNYLRS, via the coding sequence ATGAACCGGCGCAATTTCATCCAAACCATCGCTGCGTCTTTGTTCGCCGCGCCATTTCAGTTCCTACTTGCGCAACAGATCAACAATGCGTATCTCGACACGATCGGCTTGCAGCTTTACACCTTGCGTCATCAGTTGAAAGACGACGTGGTTGGCACGATCAAGGCCGTGAAGGAAATGGGCTACAAGCAGGTCGAGTCCTATGAGTTCCCCAACTTCAGAAAGCCCATTGAGGTCGCGAGGGACATTGGTCTTGATGTGCATTCCACGCATATCACTTGGAACTCGGTCTTTCATCCCGAAGACAAGACCGTGCCTCCCTTTGCCGAAGTGCTCGAAGAAGCGCAGGCGGCGAAGATTAAGCATTTGGTGATCCCCACGATCGAACTCAGGGACCGGCCGAACCTGGATGGCTACAAGCGCGCTGCCGAAAAGTGCAACCGCGCTGCCGCTCAAGCAAAGGCGGCGGGCATCCAGCTTGCGTATCACAATCACACCTTCGAGTTCGATCCCATGGAAGGGGGAAAGGCGGGCTACGACGTTTTGATGGAAGAGTTCAGCGCCGACATGCTGTTCGAGGTCGATGCGTTCTGGGTTCAGCTCGGCAAACGCGATCCGGCAAAACTGATCCGCTCACTGAAAGGTCGCGTGACGCAGGTGCATCTCAAAGATCTCACGGGCGGTGTAAAGTTGCCTGAGAAAATCGATGGCTGGTGGAGCCTGCCCGTCGAGGCGTTCGCATCGTTGGGTGATGGCATCATTCCCGTGAACCCGATCATCGAGGCGGCGAAGGAGGCGGGTGTTCAGTATTGCCACGTCGAGCAGGACCTCTCGCGCGATCCCCTGGCGAGCATTCGCCGAAGCTTGAACTACTTGCGATCCTAA